In the Pan paniscus chromosome 8, NHGRI_mPanPan1-v2.0_pri, whole genome shotgun sequence genome, one interval contains:
- the HPS6 gene encoding BLOC-2 complex member HPS6 has product MKRSGTLRLLSDLSAFGGAARLRELLAGDSAVRVRGSPDGRHLLLLRPPGAVAPQLLVASRGPGAELERAWPAGQPSPLDAFFLPWPARPALVLVWESGLAEVWGAGVGPGWRPLQSTELCPGGGARVVAVAALRGRLVWCEERQARAEGPSGSPAAAFSHCVCVRTLEPSGEASTSLGRTHVLLHHCPAFGLLASCRQLFLVPTATTWPGVAHVLLIWSPGKGKVMVAAPRLGLSYSKSLNPGRGDTWDFRTLLRGLPGLLSPREPLAVHTWAPTPQGLLLLDFGGTVSLVQSHGGTRAVGTLQEAPVGPWGSAALGTFQGTLACVLGSTLELLDMGSGQLLERKVLSTDRVHLLEPPAPGMEDEEELETRGNLRLLSALGLFCVGWEAPQGVELPSAKDLVFEEACGYYQRRSLRGAQLTPEELRHSSTFRAPQALASILQGHLPPSALLTMLRTELRDYRGLEQLKAQLVAGDDEEAGWTELAEQEVARLLRTELIGDQLAQLNTVFQALPTAAWGATLRALQLQLDGNGKLRSQAPPDVWKKVLGGITAGKEPPNGILPPFELLCQCLCQLEPRWLPPFVELAQQQGGPGWGAGGPGLPLYRRALAVLGEEGTRPEALELELLLSSGRPKAVLQAVGQLVQKEQWDRALDAGLALGPSSPLLRSEIFKLLLAEFAQHRRLDAYLPLLCRLCPPELAPAELLLLLRTYLPDEVGPPTPFPEPGAEPPLTVGLLKALLEQTGAQGWLSGPVLSPYEDILWDPSTPPPTPPRDL; this is encoded by the coding sequence ATGAAGCGCTCGGGGACTCTGCGGCTGCTCTCGGACCTGAGCGCCTTCGGCGGCGCGGCGCGGCTCCGGGAGCTGCTGGCCGGGGACTCAGCGGTCCGAGTCCGTGGCAGTCCGGACGGCCGCCACTTGCTGCTCCTGCGACCCCCTGGGGCGGTAGCCCCACAGCTGCTAGTCGCGTCGCGAGGGCCCGGCGCGGAGCTAGAGCGGGCCTGGCCGGCCGGCCAGCCCTCCCCGCTGGACGCCTTCTTCCTGCCGTGGCCAGCGCGGCCGGCGCTGGTGCTGGTGTGGGAGAGTGGCCTGGCCGAGGTGTGGGGCGCGGGCGTGGGGCCTGGCTGGCGGCCGCTGCAGAGCACCGAGCTGTGTCCGGGCGGGGGAGCCCGCGTTGTGGCAGTGGCGGCGCTCCGAGGCCGCCTGGTGTGGTGCGAGGAGCGCCAGGCCCGGGCCGAGGGCCCGTCAGGATCGCCAGCAGCCGCTTTCAGCCACTGTGTGTGCGTCCGGACTCTGGAGCCCAGCGGGGAAGCTAGCACCAGCCTGGGCCGCACACACGTCCTGCTGCACCACTGCCCTGCCTTCGGGCTGCTGGCCTCCTGCAGACAACTCTTCCTAGTGCCCACTGCCACCACCTGGCCTGGCGTGGCCCACGTTCTACTCATCTGGAGCCCAGGCAAGGGCAAAGTGATGGTGGCTGCCCCACGGCTTGGCCTCTCCTACAGTAAGAGTCTGAATCCTGGACGAGGGGACACATGGGACTTCCGGACCCTGCTCCGAGGCCTTCCTGGGTTGCTGTCCCCCAGGGAGCCACTGGCTGTACACACCTGGGCCCCAACTCCCCAGGGCCTGCTGTTGCTTGACTTCGGGGGCACTGTGAGCCTAGTGCAGTCCCACGGTGGTACCCGGGCTGTGGGCACCCTGCAGGAGGCACCTGTAGGCCCGTGGGGGTCTGCAGCCCTAGGCACATTTCAGGGCACTCTGGCCTGTGTGCTGGGCTCCACATTGGAACTGCTGGACATGGGCAGTGGGCAGCTGCTGGAGAGGAAGGTCCTAAGTACAGACAGGGTACATCTGCTAGAACCGCCAGCCCCCGGCATGGAGGATGAGGAAGAGCTGGAGACCCGAGGGAATCTTCGTCTGCTTTCAGCCTTGGGTCTGTTTTGTGTGGGCTGGGAAGCCCCACAGGGTGTTGAGTTGCCTTCAGCCAAGGATCTGGTGTTTGAGGAGGCCTGCGGGTACTACCAGCGGCGGAGCCTGCGGGGTGCCCAGCTCACTCCAGAAGAACTGAGACACAGCAGCACATTCCGGGCACCTCAGGCTCTGGCCTCTATCCTCCAGGGCCACCTGCCCCCATCTGCACTGCTGACCATGTTGAGGACCGAGCTTCGGGATTACCGAGGCTTAGAACAGCTGAAGGCCCAGCTGGTGGCTGGGGATGATGAGGAGGCTGGTTGGACTGAGCTGGCGGAGCAGGAAGTGGCACGCCTGCTGAGGACTGAGTTGATAGGAGACCAGCTAGCCCAGCTCAACACCGTTTTCCAAGCCCTTCCTACAGCAGCCTGGGGTGCCACCCTCAGGGCCCTGCAGCTCCAGCTAGATGGGAATGGCAAGCTGAGGTCCCAAGCACCCCCTGATGTGTGGAAGAAAGTGTTAGGGGGAATAACCGCTGGAAAGGAACCCCCCAATGGAATACTGCCCCCCTTTGAACTCCTGTGCCAATGTCTGTGCCAGCTGGAGCCTCGATGGCTGCCACCCTTTGTGGAGCTGGCACAGCAGCAGGGCGGGCCGGGCTGGGGGGCAGGGGGCCCGGGACTGCCCCTGTATCGCCGAGCTCTGGCAGTGCTAGGTGAGGAGGGGACCAGGCCTGAGGCTCTGGAGCTAGAGCTGCTCTTGAGCAGTGGGCGGCCTAAAGCTGTGCTCCAAGCTGTTGGGCAGCTGGTGCAAAAGGAACAATGGGATCGGGCTCTGGATGCTGGCCTGGCCCTCGGCCCCTCCAGTCCCCTGCTTCGAAgtgaaatcttcaaactgctgcTGGCCGAGTTTGCCCAGCACCGCCGGCTTGATGCTTACCTCCCCCTCCTTTGCCGCCTGTGCCCACCAGAACTGGCTCCAGCTGAGCTCCTGCTTCTACTGAGGACATACCTCCCAGATGAGGTGGGGCCCCCAACCCCATTCCCTGAGCCTGGAGCAGAGCCCCCTCTCACTGTGGGCTTGCTCAAAGCCCTGCTGGAGCAGACTGGGGCTCAAGGATGGCTGTCGGGCCCAGTTCTAAGCCCATATGAGGACATCCTATGGGACCCCAGCACTCCACCCCCGACTCCACCTCGGGACCTATGA